A region of Salvia splendens isolate huo1 chromosome 17, SspV2, whole genome shotgun sequence DNA encodes the following proteins:
- the LOC121774306 gene encoding uncharacterized protein LOC121774306, protein MGSIDCMHWEWRNCPTAWKGQFTTGFKCKHPTMILEAVADYRLWIWHAYFGVAWSNKDINVLQSSPVFNEQCWGKGLQINFVDNGRQYNRGYYLAGGIYPRWPVFLKTIRHPVGPKKSWFGQRQEDAKKDVERAFGVIQARWGIIRCPTRV, encoded by the coding sequence ATGGGTAGCAtagattgcatgcactgggaaTGGAGGAACTGTCCGACGGCTTGGAAAGGGCAGTTCACTACCGGGTTCAAATGCAAACACCCAACGATGATCCTGGAAGCTgttgctgactaccggttgtggatctggcatgcgtatttcggtgttgcaTGGTCTAACAAGGACATCAACGTGTTGCAGTCGTCGCCTGTCTTCAATGAGCAGTGCTGGGGCAAGGGTCTGCAAATCAACTTCGTAGACAACGGCAGACAGTACAATAGGGGGTACTATTTGGCAGGTGGTATATACCCTCGGTGGCCCGTATTTTTGAAGACGATTAGACATCCAGTTGGTCCGAAGAAATCTTGGTTCGGTCAACGGCAAGAGGATGCGAAAAAGGATGTTGAACGAGCATTTGGTGTGATCCAAGCGCGATGGggcattatacggtgcccgacaCGAGTTTAG